The genomic interval CTCCGTACTTCTTAGCCATCCCCACCAGATTCCGATGGTTGAGGTCGTTCCCCACCTGGATCCAGTTGCCGAAGACGGGCAAAGCGACGGGGCCAGGCGGAGTTTTACCATCGCCACCGCCGCCATAAGTCACGAAAAAGAACGGGAGGACGAAGACGAGGGGAATGCACGCCGCCACTGGTAATTGGCCGAACTTTACAAGGCAGGCGGAGGCCACGGCGAGGAAAGTGAGGGCGGCAAACCTGGACACGGAGATCGCCATTGGGGCGCTCGACGAAATGCCTCAATGGGTTGGATTATATTTATAGAAAGAATTTAGAACAATAATAAGATTTTGGTGACTATTTtgataattaatatattaatatttgattaatgGGTTAATGGTTTTGAAAGGGTAAATCCATGGGCAGGAAACAAGGTAGAGAGCGAAGAGAGAAGGCAGAAAGTCGAAGAAATACAATTTTCAAAGTCTTAAGTGAGTTGGTAAGAAGAATAAGATATGGGTGGGTTGGAGGAGATCAAATTCTTTGTCTCCAAATTTTTCTATCTCCGTGTTTCTTGGTCGATCGGACGAATCAGATTATATCTCAAGGATACCTTGCACATCACGATGATATtacacacatcttaaagatgtcatgatgccttAAGATGTAATCTGGTCTGTCCGATCGGCaggggacagagaaatttggggacaaaaGATTTGATCTGAGGTTGGAGGGGATGCGACTTTGTCGATTATTAGTGGAGCAATTCGAATAACAAAAATATTTAGAGCATGTTTAGTAGGAATTATTGCCATTATAtttaagaattaatataattaaatagGTCAAAATCGGAAATACTGTTTGCTCTCTGTTTTGGTGGCTTCAGTGAAATAATTTTGTTTACTTTTTTTCTTTAGAATATTATTACATTCTATCCATACTCTCTCCTTTGTGTCTCGATGAGCTATGAGCTTCTCGTTCACTATTATCTTGCAAGGTGGATCCACCTTCTTCCCGGCCAATGTCGTTTTCTTTTGCGGAACTGACCGGCGGTTGGCTTCCTGTTGTTGCTTCCTTGGAGTCGTCCGCGGGGTGTGCCAAGTATTCGATTGCAGTCACCACGTCGCTAATCAAAGGTCGATTGGTCGCGTCCTCTTGTAGGCACATCGCCGCGATCGCGAGGGCTTGGTACAAGCCCTTCAGGGGGTATCTCCCTTCCAACAAAGGATCAGCCATCTCCACGAATCTCCTTTTATCCTTAAACCTGGGTTCTGCCTGCTCCAACACAAGGAATTCGATCAAAAGCAATGCCGACAATTGTCGAAAGAACTAATTGGCAAAAACCGAAAAAAAGGATATACCCAATGGATGAGATTCTGTTCGTCTGAAGGTTTCGACAAATCGATAGCTCTCCTCCCTGTTATTATCTCCAAAAACACGACCCCGAAGCTATACACATCGGACATCTTGGTCAGTTGCCCTGTGAGTGCATACTCCGGAGCACAATAACCATAAGTCCCCATCACCCTCGTTGAGACATGGCTCTTATCACCGGTCGGCCCAACCTTTGCAAGGCCAAAATCAGATAGCTTCGGGTTGTACTCCGCATCAAGAAGAATATTAGACGCTTTGAAATCTCTGTATATCACTGGAGGATTCGCGGTGTCGTGCAAATACTCCAATCCTTTCGCTGCTCCTTCAGCTATTTTCATTCTTCTAAGCCACTCTAACGGCTTCTCGTTTGCCGAAAGATCTGTAAGACTCAATTCGATCAAAATAGGTTAAATCAATACGGAAACATCATCTATATTCGTGGTTTACCGAGTAGATGATCCTCTAAAGAGCCCAATGCCATGTATTCATAGACTAAGATCCTTTGATCTCCTTCGGCACAATAGCCAATTAGGTTGACAAGGTTTGGATGGTGCAGTAAACTCAACATGAGCACTTCAACGAGGAACTCTCTATTCCCTTGCAAACCGTTCCTTTCGAGTTGCTTAACCGCTATATCCTACAAGAAGATTGGAAAAATGTGAAGAAAAAAAATcggtaaataaataaaagatcatTTGCAACTCTTTCTCGGATTTCAGTACTTGGTTTGTGTCCTTGAGACGACCTTTGTAAACTCTTCCAAAGCCACCTTCACCGAGGAAACATTCCGCTTTGAAGTTGAAAGTCGCAGTTAAGAGTTGATCAAATGTAAAAACAACTGTGGAATTGGGGTTGTTCCTGAACCGTAGGATTTCCTCCGCGATCGACCTATGATTTCCG from Zingiber officinale cultivar Zhangliang chromosome 6B, Zo_v1.1, whole genome shotgun sequence carries:
- the LOC121991328 gene encoding probable serine/threonine-protein kinase PBL23, producing MNWHKKCVDTGNHRSIAEEILRFRNNPNSTVVFTFDQLLTATFNFKAECFLGEGGFGRVYKGRLKDTNQDIAVKQLERNGLQGNREFLVEVLMLSLLHHPNLVNLIGYCAEGDQRILVYEYMALGSLEDHLLDLSANEKPLEWLRRMKIAEGAAKGLEYLHDTANPPVIYRDFKASNILLDAEYNPKLSDFGLAKVGPTGDKSHVSTRVMGTYGYCAPEYALTGQLTKMSDVYSFGVVFLEIITGRRAIDLSKPSDEQNLIHWAEPRFKDKRRFVEMADPLLEGRYPLKGLYQALAIAAMCLQEDATNRPLISDVVTAIEYLAHPADDSKEATTGSQPPVSSAKENDIGREEGGSTLQDNSEREAHSSSRHKGESMDRM